A window from Streptomyces sp. NBC_00271 encodes these proteins:
- a CDS encoding vitamin K epoxide reductase family protein — protein MSKTTTVISIDQERAAGPRTVGGSRALALLLVITGAAGLLAAWVITIDKFKLLENPNFVPGCSLNPVVSCGNIMKSKQAAAFGFPNPMLGLVAYGIVICVGMSLLARATYPRWYWLTFNAGTLFGVGFCTWLQFQSLYRINSLCLWCSLAWVATIIMFWYVTSSNIRNDFLPAPRWLKSFFGEFTWVLPVVHIGIIGMLILTRWWDFWTS, from the coding sequence ATGAGCAAGACGACGACAGTCATCTCCATCGACCAGGAACGCGCGGCCGGTCCCCGGACGGTCGGCGGCAGCCGTGCGCTCGCCCTGTTGCTGGTGATCACCGGTGCGGCCGGTCTGCTCGCCGCGTGGGTCATCACGATCGACAAGTTCAAGCTGCTGGAGAACCCGAACTTCGTGCCGGGGTGCAGCCTGAACCCGGTCGTCTCCTGCGGCAACATCATGAAGAGCAAGCAGGCCGCGGCCTTCGGGTTCCCCAACCCGATGCTCGGCCTGGTGGCGTACGGCATCGTGATCTGCGTCGGGATGAGCCTGCTCGCGCGGGCCACCTACCCGCGCTGGTACTGGCTGACCTTCAACGCCGGCACCCTCTTCGGTGTCGGATTCTGCACCTGGCTGCAGTTCCAGTCGCTGTACCGGATCAACTCGCTGTGCCTGTGGTGCTCGCTGGCCTGGGTCGCCACGATCATCATGTTCTGGTACGTGACCTCGTCGAACATCCGCAACGACTTCCTGCCCGCCCCGCGCTGGCTCAAGAGCTTCTTCGGCGAGTTCACCTGGGTCCTGCCCGTCGTGCACATCGGGATCATCGGGATGCTGATCCTGACCCGCTGGTGGGACTTCTGGACCAGCTGA